From one Halosimplex rubrum genomic stretch:
- the hutU gene encoding urocanate hydratase: MAQQTTDGAAVGDPSDRWRADPGASTGTDIECEGWRQEAALRMLDNNLDPEVAELPEDLVVYGGTGRAARSWDAYDAIVAQLRELGDTETLLVQSGKPVGRFETHERAPRVLIANSNLVGKWDNWEQFHELEAKGLIMYGQMTAGSWAYIGTQGIVQGTYETLAEAARQHFRGSLEGNVVVTGGLGGMGGAQPLAVTMNEGVCIAAEVDEARIDRRIETGYCEEKTDDLDEAIERAEAAAAAGEPYSVGVHANAADVLEAMLEREFVPDVVTDQTAAHDALEGYYPSGYTVAEADELRERDPERYERESLETMERHVDAILELQERGAVAVEYGNNVRGQVADFRAERARDSEGSGDDEVRWPLSGATDAERAPFDFPGFVPAYVRPLFCEGKGPFRWVALSGDPADIHRTDEAVKELFPEKDALHRWIDLARERVSFQGLPARVCWLGAETSETPQASRSGGDEAAEGDDERLTERARFALRINDLVADGEIRAPVVVTRDHLDAGSVASPNRETEDMKDGSDAVADWPILNALLNCAAGADIVSVHDGGGVGIGNALHTNNHVVLDGSDLAAEKARRVFTTDPGTGVVRHADAGYEAALERARTSDIAVPMEDRDG; encoded by the coding sequence ATGGCACAACAGACGACAGACGGCGCCGCGGTCGGCGACCCCAGCGACCGGTGGCGCGCCGACCCGGGCGCGTCGACGGGGACCGACATCGAGTGCGAGGGGTGGCGCCAGGAGGCCGCGCTCCGCATGCTCGACAACAACCTCGACCCGGAGGTCGCCGAACTCCCCGAGGACCTGGTCGTCTACGGCGGGACCGGCCGCGCCGCCCGCTCGTGGGACGCCTACGACGCCATCGTCGCACAACTCCGCGAACTGGGCGACACCGAGACGCTGCTCGTCCAGTCGGGCAAACCCGTCGGCCGCTTCGAGACCCACGAGCGGGCGCCCCGGGTCCTCATCGCCAACTCCAACCTCGTCGGGAAGTGGGACAACTGGGAACAGTTCCACGAACTCGAAGCGAAGGGCCTGATCATGTACGGCCAGATGACCGCCGGGTCGTGGGCGTACATCGGGACCCAGGGGATCGTTCAGGGCACCTACGAGACGCTCGCCGAAGCCGCACGCCAGCATTTTCGCGGGTCCCTCGAAGGGAACGTCGTCGTCACCGGTGGACTCGGAGGGATGGGCGGCGCACAGCCGCTCGCGGTGACGATGAACGAGGGCGTCTGTATCGCCGCGGAGGTCGACGAGGCCCGCATCGACCGACGTATCGAGACGGGCTACTGCGAGGAGAAGACCGACGACCTCGACGAGGCCATCGAGCGCGCCGAAGCGGCCGCGGCGGCGGGCGAGCCGTATTCGGTCGGCGTCCACGCCAACGCCGCCGACGTGCTCGAAGCGATGCTCGAACGCGAGTTCGTCCCCGACGTCGTCACCGACCAGACCGCCGCCCACGACGCCCTGGAGGGGTACTACCCCTCGGGCTACACCGTGGCGGAGGCCGACGAGTTGCGCGAGCGCGACCCCGAGCGCTACGAACGGGAGAGCCTCGAAACGATGGAACGGCACGTCGACGCGATCCTCGAACTGCAGGAGCGCGGCGCGGTCGCCGTCGAGTACGGCAACAACGTCCGCGGCCAGGTCGCCGACTTCCGGGCCGAACGCGCCCGCGATAGCGAGGGAAGCGGGGACGACGAGGTTCGCTGGCCGCTCTCGGGCGCCACCGACGCCGAGCGCGCACCCTTCGACTTCCCGGGGTTCGTCCCGGCCTACGTCCGACCCCTCTTTTGCGAGGGGAAGGGCCCGTTCCGCTGGGTCGCGCTGTCGGGCGACCCCGCCGACATCCACCGGACCGACGAGGCCGTCAAAGAGCTGTTCCCCGAGAAGGACGCGCTGCACCGCTGGATCGACCTCGCTCGGGAGCGGGTCTCGTTTCAGGGACTGCCCGCGCGGGTCTGCTGGCTGGGTGCGGAAACGAGCGAGACGCCGCAGGCGTCTCGGAGCGGAGGCGACGAAGCCGCCGAGGGCGACGACGAGCGGCTCACCGAACGGGCTCGCTTCGCCCTTCGGATCAACGACCTCGTCGCCGACGGCGAGATCCGGGCGCCGGTCGTCGTCACGCGCGACCACCTCGACGCCGGCAGCGTCGCCTCGCCCAACCGCGAGACCGAGGACATGAAAGACGGCTCGGACGCCGTCGCCGACTGGCCGATCCTCAACGCCCTGCTGAACTGCGCCGCCGGCGCGGACATCGTGAGCGTCCACGACGGCGGCGGCGTCGGCATCGGCAACGCCCTCCACACCAACAACCACGTCGTCCTCGACGGCTCCGATCTCGCCGCCGAGAAGGCCCGGCGCGTGTTCACGACCGACCCCGGGACGGGCGTCGTCCGCCACGCCGACGCCGGCTACGAGGCGGCGCTCGAACGGGCCCGAACGTCCGATATCGCGGTCCCGATGGAGGACCGCGATGGGTGA
- the hutG gene encoding formimidoylglutamase: MGDGPAGTAEFSPPSAWTGPSADPNDEQFGDAVEPASLDDLGEYGAVFVGEPYDGAVIGRRGAAEGPAAIRASLAAAKTHHVDLGPISVAGDPVDEDGEVTATERIHGPTGPSVGLADLGDIDLPDGTEADDPSVESVQAHVREVTDELYGRGVVPMFLGGDNSLTYPNAAPLLERGSLGVLSFDAHLDCREVREGVGPTSGTPYRQLFADGLDELAVVGARNFETSTAYHDYLHERGGRVFTPADVAADPVDAMDDAIASLGDVDAIYVSVDLDVLDAAAAPGVSALTPGGLSTRELYRLLEHVATHGRVAGFEVVECAPPLDEGGRTVDAAARAVAHFLASLAAPKGRHGRRGALDG, translated from the coding sequence ATGGGTGACGGCCCGGCCGGGACGGCGGAGTTCTCGCCGCCGTCGGCGTGGACGGGGCCCTCGGCCGACCCGAACGACGAACAGTTCGGCGACGCCGTCGAACCGGCCTCCCTCGACGACCTCGGCGAGTACGGCGCGGTGTTCGTCGGCGAACCCTACGACGGCGCGGTCATCGGCCGCCGCGGCGCCGCGGAGGGTCCGGCCGCGATCCGCGCGTCGCTGGCCGCGGCGAAGACCCACCACGTCGACCTCGGTCCGATCTCGGTCGCGGGCGACCCTGTCGACGAGGACGGCGAGGTGACGGCGACCGAGCGGATCCACGGCCCGACCGGCCCTAGTGTCGGACTGGCCGACCTCGGCGATATCGACCTCCCGGACGGCACCGAAGCCGACGACCCGTCGGTCGAATCCGTTCAGGCGCACGTCCGCGAGGTGACCGACGAACTCTACGGCCGGGGCGTCGTCCCGATGTTCCTCGGCGGCGACAACTCGCTGACGTACCCCAACGCCGCGCCGCTGCTGGAGCGGGGGTCGCTCGGCGTCCTCAGCTTCGACGCACACCTCGACTGCCGCGAAGTCCGGGAGGGCGTCGGCCCCACCAGCGGCACGCCCTACCGACAGCTGTTCGCCGACGGGCTCGACGAACTCGCGGTGGTCGGCGCGCGCAACTTCGAGACGTCGACCGCCTACCACGACTACCTCCACGAACGGGGCGGGCGCGTGTTCACGCCCGCCGATGTGGCCGCCGACCCCGTCGACGCGATGGACGACGCCATCGCCTCGCTGGGCGACGTGGACGCCATCTACGTCAGCGTCGACCTCGACGTCCTCGACGCGGCGGCCGCGCCGGGCGTCAGCGCGCTGACGCCCGGCGGGCTCTCCACGCGGGAACTGTACCGCCTGCTCGAACACGTCGCGACCCACGGCCGCGTCGCCGGCTTCGAGGTCGTCGAGTGCGCGCCGCCGCTGGACGAGGGCGGGCGGACCGTCGACGCCGCCGCCCGCGCGGTCGCGCACTTCCTCGCCAGCCTCGCCGCGCCGAAGGGCCGCCACGGCCGCAGGGGGGCGCTCGATGGTTGA
- a CDS encoding imidazolonepropionase, translating into MVELTAVVHGAAEVATATGGLGSDDPAGVVEDGAVAVVDGAIAAVGPTDEVTREYPPANAVHEVDASGRAVIPGSVDSHTHACFAGDRSDEFEAKLRGTTYGELLANGGGIHRTVRATRAATDDELLGNLLDHLDVMVAHGTTTVEVKSGYGLDTETELRMLDAIDRADDRHPVDVVPTFMGAHAVPREADRREASDRASGEAASRGRDPVDADDYVDRVVSEQLPAVESQGVAEFCDVFCDEGAFTVDQSRRVLHAGAERGLTPKVHAEELAHRGGAKLAAEVGAASADHLLHATDEDVGALVEAGVTPVLLPGTAFGLGADYADGRAMVDAGAPVAVATDFNPNCHSQSTGFASALACVEMGLTPAEALVATTRNGARALDRPDLGALREGAPADLVVLDAPSHVHVPYSYGVNRVATVLKEGRPVVGPEWTGETGGDPGDGGGRGGGGGPDV; encoded by the coding sequence ATGGTTGAGTTGACGGCGGTCGTCCACGGCGCCGCCGAGGTGGCGACCGCGACCGGCGGCCTCGGGAGCGACGACCCGGCGGGCGTCGTCGAGGACGGCGCGGTCGCGGTCGTCGACGGGGCTATCGCGGCGGTCGGTCCCACCGACGAGGTGACCCGCGAGTATCCGCCGGCGAACGCCGTCCACGAAGTGGACGCGAGCGGTCGGGCGGTGATACCCGGCTCCGTCGACTCGCACACCCACGCCTGCTTCGCCGGCGACCGCTCCGACGAGTTCGAGGCGAAACTCCGGGGGACGACCTACGGGGAACTGCTCGCGAACGGCGGCGGCATCCACCGTACCGTCCGGGCGACGCGGGCCGCGACCGACGACGAACTGCTGGGGAATCTGCTCGACCACCTCGACGTGATGGTCGCCCACGGAACGACCACCGTCGAGGTGAAGTCGGGCTACGGCCTCGACACCGAGACGGAGCTGCGGATGCTCGACGCCATCGACCGCGCCGACGACCGCCATCCCGTCGACGTGGTCCCGACGTTCATGGGCGCTCACGCGGTGCCGCGCGAGGCCGACCGCAGGGAGGCCTCGGACCGAGCGAGCGGCGAAGCCGCGAGCCGCGGGAGAGACCCCGTCGACGCCGATGACTACGTCGACCGCGTGGTCTCCGAGCAGCTCCCGGCCGTCGAATCGCAGGGTGTCGCCGAGTTCTGCGACGTCTTCTGCGACGAGGGGGCGTTCACCGTCGACCAGTCGCGGCGCGTCCTCCACGCGGGCGCCGAGCGCGGCCTGACGCCGAAGGTCCACGCGGAGGAACTCGCCCACCGCGGCGGCGCGAAGCTCGCTGCGGAGGTGGGCGCCGCCAGCGCCGACCACCTCCTGCACGCCACCGACGAGGACGTGGGAGCGCTCGTGGAGGCGGGCGTGACGCCCGTGCTCCTGCCCGGCACCGCCTTCGGGCTCGGCGCCGACTACGCCGACGGGCGGGCGATGGTCGACGCCGGCGCGCCGGTCGCCGTCGCGACCGACTTCAACCCGAACTGCCACTCCCAGAGCACGGGCTTCGCGAGCGCGCTGGCCTGCGTCGAGATGGGACTCACGCCCGCCGAAGCGCTGGTGGCCACCACCCGCAACGGCGCCCGCGCGCTGGACCGCCCCGATCTGGGCGCCCTCCGCGAGGGCGCGCCCGCCGACCTGGTCGTCCTCGACGCGCCCTCGCACGTCCACGTCCCCTACAGCTACGGGGTCAACCGCGTCGCGACGGTGCTGAAAGAGGGCCGACCGGTCGTCGGCCCCGAGTGGACCGGCGAGACGGGTGGCGACCCCGGCGACGGCGGCGGTCGGGGTGGCGGAGGTGGACCCGATGTCTGA
- the hutH gene encoding histidine ammonia-lyase: MSEATVVLDGESLTPENVAAVAREGAEVAITDEAREAVRVARERVEDVVESDEAVYGVNTGFGELVDQRIPREDVAQLQTNLLRSHSAGSGDPLPAEAVRAMLLARVNALVKGYSGVREVVADHLVTMLNEGVHPVVPRTGSLGASGDLAPLAHATIVLLGEGQAEVEDERLDGETALARAGLEPLTLGAKEGLALINGTQLTVGLGALLVVDTERLVRAADVAGALTTEVTLSSTVPSHPAIQAVRPHEGQAASAANLRRLTAGSEVVDSHRNCDRVQDAYSTRCLPQVHGAVRDAVAHLRAAVEVELNSATDNPLVFRRESIADRTDQATAAADRASGTDRAAVLSGGNFHGEPLALRLDYLTGALTELAAIAERRVDRTLNPNTQESHLPPFLTTEPGLRSGYMIAQYTAAALVNECRAAGRPSTDNTPVSGNQEDHVSMSATAAWGARETADRVARVVGIELLCGAQAAEFVDDDLAPGRGTGAAYEAVRERVPPLDEDRPLADELAAVAELVASGDLEARVNAALDEPLT, translated from the coding sequence ATGTCTGAGGCGACGGTCGTCCTCGACGGCGAGTCGCTGACTCCGGAGAACGTGGCCGCCGTCGCCCGCGAGGGCGCCGAAGTCGCTATCACCGACGAGGCCCGCGAGGCGGTCCGCGTCGCCCGCGAGCGCGTCGAAGACGTGGTCGAGAGCGACGAAGCGGTCTACGGCGTCAACACCGGTTTCGGCGAACTCGTCGACCAGCGCATCCCCCGCGAGGACGTCGCGCAGTTGCAGACGAACCTCCTGCGCAGCCACAGTGCCGGCAGCGGCGACCCCCTTCCCGCGGAGGCCGTCCGCGCGATGCTGCTCGCGCGGGTCAACGCGCTCGTCAAGGGGTATTCGGGCGTCCGCGAGGTCGTCGCCGACCACCTCGTGACGATGCTGAACGAGGGCGTCCACCCGGTCGTCCCGCGGACGGGGAGCCTCGGCGCCAGCGGCGACCTGGCGCCGCTGGCCCACGCGACTATCGTCCTGCTCGGCGAGGGGCAAGCCGAAGTCGAGGACGAACGGCTCGACGGCGAGACGGCGCTGGCCCGCGCGGGGCTGGAGCCGCTGACGCTGGGCGCCAAGGAGGGGCTGGCGCTCATCAACGGCACGCAACTGACGGTCGGGCTCGGCGCGCTGCTCGTCGTCGATACGGAGCGGCTGGTCCGGGCCGCGGACGTGGCGGGCGCGCTGACGACGGAGGTGACGCTGAGTTCGACGGTCCCCAGCCACCCGGCGATCCAGGCCGTCCGCCCCCACGAGGGCCAGGCCGCGAGTGCGGCGAACCTCCGGCGGCTGACCGCCGGCTCGGAGGTCGTCGACTCCCACCGCAACTGCGACCGCGTGCAGGACGCCTACTCGACGCGCTGTCTCCCGCAGGTCCACGGCGCCGTCCGCGACGCCGTCGCCCACCTCCGGGCGGCGGTCGAAGTCGAGCTGAACAGCGCCACCGACAACCCCCTGGTCTTCCGCCGCGAGTCGATCGCCGACCGGACCGACCAGGCCACGGCCGCCGCCGACCGCGCCAGCGGCACCGACCGCGCCGCGGTGCTCTCGGGCGGCAACTTCCACGGCGAACCCCTCGCGCTCCGGCTGGACTACCTGACGGGCGCGCTGACCGAACTCGCCGCGATCGCAGAGCGGCGCGTCGACCGCACGCTCAACCCCAACACCCAGGAGTCGCACCTCCCGCCCTTTCTCACCACCGAGCCCGGTCTCCGCTCGGGGTACATGATCGCCCAGTACACCGCGGCCGCGCTGGTCAACGAGTGCCGGGCCGCGGGCCGCCCCTCGACGGACAACACGCCCGTCAGCGGCAACCAGGAGGACCACGTCAGCATGAGCGCCACCGCCGCCTGGGGCGCCCGCGAGACCGCCGACCGCGTCGCTCGCGTCGTCGGGATCGAACTCCTGTGTGGCGCCCAGGCCGCCGAGTTCGTCGACGACGACCTCGCCCCGGGCCGCGGCACCGGCGCCGCCTACGAGGCGGTCCGCGAGCGCGTCCCGCCGCTGGACGAGGACCGCCCGCTCGCCGACGAGCTGGCCGCAGTCGCCGAGCTGGTCGCCTCGGGCGACCTCGAAGCGCGGGTGAACGCGGCGCTCGACGAGCCGCTGACCTGA
- a CDS encoding AAA family ATPase has translation MLPKRFAFDRRLPDEERVRAALDERAITPFGPGETLDRLHRVLYPVFRLEFEYEASELLSFGENRETTTTLVDGLVEGNDRFVHEYVDGTADPATVDPGEFDLGTDHPGLGTTVMLEFQATDDRAESVLVERLIDYRERRAAAGEEAAAVFLNKFKDTYGLPNDFDPDGGIDVTDVSRVYLPFWLAEFRAEAADHAYLVSFRDEADADVDHPDGWVAEWVSGDPTVVGDFGYDVDLDRVQRGGGTGSAGDTGSESDADGRGVEGAETNHESGPEPLDPSGGRGGRPGTDEATEVVQPDGVEMDADSLVDPAPAHGFGEVGGMADLKETLQHKVIRPVTDPDRFAEYGLSVVNGVLLHGPPGCGKTYVTRALAGELGHAFVEVSPADVTSKYMGEPAQKIADVFAIARANAPCLLFVDEIDGIAGDRGGESDMNSSEQQLVNQLLTELESLDDHDVVVVGATNLLEDVDPAIRRSGRFDERVEVPPPGADARRAILDLHLAGRPTADGLDPSPVVERTVGYAASDLELIAENAAREALRDEAPIGQSHLEPALESTDSSIGEWVGVSHKAGTHVVQPDGVDLSARSLVTVDVDRSFDDVGGMDELKDRLRETVLDPLSNPGTYDRYDIDVLSGLLLYGPPGCGKTHVTRALAGELDHAFVEVSPADLTSKWMGEPESNVADLFEIARANAPCLLFIDEIDAVAGSRSGVGSSRQGMVNQLLTELESLDEDDVVAVGATNLLEDVDPAIRRSGRFDERVEVPPPGADARREILDLHLAGRPVADAVDWDRVVEGTEGYAASDIELLAENAARNALGDGAAIDDGHLDTALFETQSSLRDWDEGDRYAASDAGSDLRFSG, from the coding sequence GTGCTGCCGAAACGGTTCGCCTTCGACCGTCGGCTGCCCGACGAGGAGCGGGTCCGGGCGGCCCTGGACGAGCGAGCGATCACGCCGTTCGGTCCCGGCGAGACCCTCGATCGGCTGCATCGGGTCCTCTATCCGGTCTTCCGCCTGGAGTTCGAGTACGAGGCCTCGGAGCTGCTCTCGTTCGGCGAGAACCGCGAGACGACGACCACGCTAGTCGACGGGCTTGTCGAGGGCAACGACCGGTTCGTCCACGAGTACGTCGACGGGACGGCCGACCCGGCGACGGTCGACCCCGGCGAGTTCGACCTGGGGACCGACCACCCGGGCCTGGGGACGACGGTGATGCTCGAGTTCCAGGCGACCGACGACCGCGCCGAGAGCGTGCTGGTCGAGCGGCTGATCGACTACCGCGAGCGCCGCGCGGCCGCCGGCGAGGAGGCCGCGGCGGTCTTCCTCAACAAGTTCAAGGACACTTACGGACTGCCCAACGACTTCGACCCCGACGGCGGCATCGACGTGACCGACGTGAGCCGCGTCTATCTGCCCTTCTGGCTCGCGGAGTTCCGCGCCGAAGCGGCCGACCACGCGTACCTCGTCTCCTTCCGCGACGAGGCCGACGCCGACGTGGACCACCCCGACGGCTGGGTGGCCGAGTGGGTCTCCGGCGACCCGACGGTCGTCGGCGACTTCGGGTACGACGTCGACCTCGACCGGGTCCAGCGGGGCGGCGGGACGGGCTCCGCGGGCGACACCGGGAGCGAGAGCGACGCGGACGGCCGGGGCGTCGAGGGCGCCGAGACGAACCACGAGAGCGGGCCGGAGCCGCTCGATCCGTCGGGCGGCCGCGGCGGGCGGCCCGGCACCGACGAGGCGACCGAAGTCGTCCAGCCCGACGGCGTCGAGATGGACGCCGACTCGCTGGTCGACCCCGCGCCGGCGCACGGCTTCGGCGAGGTCGGCGGGATGGCCGACCTGAAAGAGACCCTGCAGCACAAGGTGATCCGGCCGGTCACCGACCCCGACCGGTTCGCCGAGTACGGGCTGAGCGTCGTCAACGGCGTCCTCTTGCACGGCCCGCCCGGCTGCGGGAAGACCTACGTCACCCGTGCGCTCGCCGGCGAACTCGGCCACGCGTTCGTCGAGGTGTCGCCCGCCGACGTGACGAGCAAGTACATGGGCGAACCGGCCCAGAAGATCGCCGACGTGTTCGCGATCGCCCGGGCGAACGCCCCGTGTCTGCTGTTCGTCGACGAGATCGACGGTATCGCCGGCGACCGCGGCGGCGAGAGCGACATGAACTCCAGCGAGCAACAGCTCGTGAACCAGCTGCTGACCGAACTCGAATCGCTGGACGACCACGACGTGGTCGTCGTCGGCGCGACCAACCTGCTGGAGGACGTGGACCCGGCCATCCGCCGGTCGGGGCGGTTCGACGAGCGCGTCGAGGTGCCGCCGCCGGGCGCCGACGCCCGCCGGGCCATCCTCGACCTCCACCTCGCCGGCCGACCGACGGCCGACGGCCTGGATCCGTCGCCCGTCGTCGAGCGGACGGTCGGCTACGCCGCCAGCGACCTCGAGCTGATCGCCGAGAACGCGGCCCGCGAGGCGCTGCGCGACGAGGCGCCGATCGGCCAGTCTCACCTCGAACCGGCCCTCGAGTCGACGGACTCCAGCATCGGCGAGTGGGTCGGCGTCTCCCACAAGGCGGGGACCCACGTCGTCCAGCCCGACGGGGTAGACCTGTCGGCCCGGTCGCTGGTCACCGTCGACGTGGACCGCTCGTTCGACGACGTGGGCGGGATGGACGAGCTGAAAGACAGGCTGCGCGAGACGGTGCTTGACCCCCTCTCGAATCCGGGGACCTACGACCGCTACGACATCGACGTGCTCTCGGGCCTGCTTTTGTACGGCCCGCCCGGCTGCGGGAAGACCCACGTCACGCGGGCGCTGGCGGGCGAACTCGACCACGCGTTCGTCGAGGTCTCCCCGGCGGACCTGACGAGCAAGTGGATGGGCGAGCCCGAGAGCAACGTCGCCGACCTGTTCGAGATCGCCCGCGCGAACGCGCCGTGTCTCCTCTTCATCGACGAGATAGACGCCGTTGCGGGCTCTCGCAGTGGGGTAGGGTCGAGTCGGCAGGGCATGGTCAACCAGCTGCTCACCGAACTGGAGTCGCTCGACGAGGACGACGTGGTCGCCGTCGGCGCGACCAACCTGCTGGAGGACGTGGACCCGGCCATCCGCCGGTCGGGGCGGTTCGACGAGCGCGTCGAGGTGCCGCCGCCGGGTGCCGACGCCCGCCGGGAGATCCTCGACCTCCACCTCGCCGGCCGGCCGGTCGCCGACGCCGTCGACTGGGACCGGGTCGTCGAGGGGACCGAGGGCTACGCGGCCAGCGACATCGAACTCCTCGCCGAGAACGCCGCGCGCAACGCGCTGGGCGACGGCGCGGCCATCGACGACGGCCACCTCGACACGGCCCTGTTCGAGACCCAGTCCAGCCTCCGCGACTGGGACGAGGGCGACCGCTACGCGGCCAGCGACGCCGGCTCGGACCTCCGGTTCTCCGGGTGA
- a CDS encoding 4-phosphopantoate--beta-alanine ligase, whose amino-acid sequence MTDADIPESHPRYESLLTRHRIEAGVEDGITSRQGLIAQGRGEAFDYLLGERTLPSADGAARAAAAHLLLADHPVLSVNGNVAALVPGEVVDLAEATGADIEVNLFNRTAERMERIADHLREHGASEVKGLTADGRIPGLDHERAKVDADGIGDADVVLVPLEDGDRAEALGELGKVEVVIDLNPMSRSARAADVPIVDNVIRAVPAITEHARELVDADRETLEGIVADFDADETLAAAERAIREGSDEAEA is encoded by the coding sequence ATGACCGACGCCGACATCCCGGAGAGTCACCCGCGCTACGAGTCGCTGCTCACCCGCCACCGCATCGAGGCGGGGGTCGAAGACGGGATCACCTCCCGGCAGGGCCTCATCGCCCAGGGCCGCGGCGAGGCGTTCGACTACCTGCTCGGCGAGCGCACGCTCCCGTCGGCCGACGGCGCCGCCCGCGCGGCGGCCGCCCACCTCCTGCTGGCCGATCACCCCGTCCTCTCCGTCAACGGCAACGTCGCCGCGCTCGTCCCCGGCGAGGTCGTCGACCTGGCGGAAGCGACGGGCGCCGACATCGAGGTGAACCTCTTCAACCGCACCGCCGAGCGGATGGAGCGGATCGCCGACCACCTCCGCGAGCACGGCGCCAGCGAGGTGAAGGGGCTCACCGCCGACGGCCGTATCCCGGGGCTGGACCACGAGCGAGCGAAGGTCGACGCCGACGGCATCGGGGACGCCGACGTCGTCCTCGTCCCGCTGGAGGACGGCGACCGCGCCGAGGCGCTGGGCGAGCTGGGCAAAGTCGAGGTCGTCATCGACCTCAACCCGATGTCCCGCTCGGCCCGCGCGGCCGACGTGCCGATCGTCGACAACGTGATCCGCGCGGTCCCGGCGATCACCGAGCACGCCCGCGAGTTGGTCGACGCCGACCGCGAGACGCTGGAGGGGATCGTCGCCGACTTCGACGCCGACGAGACGCTGGCGGCTGCCGAGCGGGCGATCCGCGAGGGGAGCGACGAAGCGGAGGCCTGA
- a CDS encoding helix-turn-helix domain-containing protein, giving the protein MLARELTDGQLEVLVTAYRTGYFERPRETTGAEVAADLDISPSTFSQHLRAAQRKLLTALFAECGPAAGHRIDAE; this is encoded by the coding sequence GTGCTCGCGAGGGAACTCACGGACGGTCAGCTGGAGGTGCTGGTGACCGCCTACCGGACCGGCTACTTCGAGCGACCCCGCGAGACGACGGGCGCGGAGGTCGCCGCGGACCTCGATATCTCGCCGTCGACGTTCTCCCAGCACCTCCGGGCCGCCCAGCGCAAGCTCCTCACCGCCCTCTTCGCGGAGTGCGGCCCGGCCGCCGGCCACCGGATCGACGCGGAGTGA
- a CDS encoding UPF0058 family protein, with the protein MRKRETLYLHALFVLIRQEFEDERDLATGPFDECDATAVGPTAIHRSKDAHRRALFALSAELSATAASATDDAERPRSDAEGSNRYAR; encoded by the coding sequence ATGCGAAAACGCGAGACACTCTACCTGCACGCGTTGTTCGTCCTGATCCGACAGGAGTTCGAGGACGAGCGCGACCTGGCGACCGGCCCGTTCGACGAGTGCGATGCCACGGCGGTCGGTCCGACGGCGATCCACCGCTCGAAGGACGCACACCGGCGGGCGCTGTTCGCGCTCTCCGCGGAGCTGAGCGCGACGGCCGCATCGGCGACGGACGACGCGGAGCGCCCTCGGTCGGACGCCGAGGGTTCGAACCGGTATGCGAGGTGA
- a CDS encoding pantoate kinase, with amino-acid sequence MTAVARAFVPGHVTGFFTVDRADDPTKAGSRGAGLALSEGVTVTVRPADAVAVTLNGESVDIEAVERVLDALEATVAVRGVTDLPVGSGFGVSGAMALGAALATNELLDRRLSTYELATIAHGAEVQAGTGLGDVVGQLHGGVPIRLEPGSPRHNEMDAVPTRSRVEFQTFGELSTSEVIGGETATISAAGERALSRLVQEPTLERLVASSRQFSREADLVTDRVYEVVTDVAEAGGEATMGMLGQTVLALDTGLSDAGYDPTACRIDPTGATLVAPPSDRTLPE; translated from the coding sequence ATGACAGCGGTGGCACGGGCGTTCGTCCCCGGGCACGTGACGGGGTTTTTCACCGTCGACCGGGCCGACGACCCGACGAAGGCGGGGTCGCGCGGCGCGGGACTGGCGCTCTCGGAGGGCGTGACCGTCACCGTCCGGCCCGCCGACGCGGTCGCGGTGACGCTGAACGGCGAATCGGTCGATATCGAGGCCGTCGAGCGCGTGCTCGACGCGCTGGAGGCGACGGTCGCGGTCCGCGGCGTGACGGACCTGCCCGTCGGCTCGGGGTTCGGCGTCTCCGGCGCGATGGCGCTCGGCGCGGCGCTGGCGACGAACGAACTGCTCGACCGGCGGCTCTCGACGTACGAACTCGCGACGATCGCCCACGGCGCGGAGGTCCAGGCCGGCACCGGGCTGGGCGACGTGGTCGGCCAGCTCCACGGTGGCGTCCCGATCCGACTCGAACCCGGGAGCCCCCGGCACAACGAGATGGACGCGGTGCCGACCCGCTCGCGCGTCGAGTTCCAGACGTTCGGGGAGCTGTCGACGAGCGAGGTGATCGGCGGCGAGACGGCGACCATCTCGGCGGCCGGCGAGCGGGCGCTCTCCCGGCTCGTCCAGGAGCCGACGCTGGAACGCCTCGTGGCGTCGTCCCGGCAGTTCTCCCGGGAGGCGGACCTGGTCACCGACCGGGTGTACGAGGTGGTGACCGACGTGGCCGAGGCCGGCGGCGAGGCGACGATGGGGATGCTCGGCCAGACGGTCCTCGCGCTCGACACCGGACTCAGCGACGCCGGCTACGACCCGACGGCCTGCCGGATCGACCCGACGGGAGCGACGCTGGTCGCCCCGCCGAGCGACCGGACGCTCCCGGAGTAG